The following proteins are co-located in the Triticum dicoccoides isolate Atlit2015 ecotype Zavitan unplaced genomic scaffold, WEW_v2.0 scaffold54129, whole genome shotgun sequence genome:
- the LOC119346898 gene encoding alpha carbonic anhydrase 7-like, whose translation MCECVSRITTPPWVVILLAVHATISRILCLTPAARAQQEIDDESEFSYDCGAENGPENWGKIKEEWAMCGTGRMQSPIDLSDRHAAQAPNLGYLNHSYLPAEASIVNRGHDIAVTFQGGAGSLWINGTAYHLRQVHLHSPSEHHLNGRQYSLEIHMVHLSAENKAAVIGRLYKIGRRDHFRHKLEPYLRRMADMKEKDEKVGVVDPWEARGDGQAYYRYMGSLTTPACDEGVIWTVIKRLPTLLRC comes from the exons atgtgcgaATGCG TATCCCGTATAACTACTCCTCCTTGGGTGGTGATCCTCCTTGCTGTACACGCCACCATATCACGCATATTATGTTTAACACCGGCAGCCAGAGCACAGCAAGAAATCG ATGATGAGTCGGAGTTCAGCTACGACTGCGGGGCAGAGAACGGGCCGGAGAACTGGGGCAAGATCAAGGAGGAGTGGGCGATGTGTGGCACCGGGCGGATGCAGTCGCCCATCGACCTCTCCGACCGCCATGCCGCACAGGCGCCGAACCTCGGATACCTCAACCACTCCTACCTCCCCGCCGAGGCCTCCATCGTCAACCGTGGCCATGACATCGCGGTGACGTTCCAGGGCGGTGCCGGGAGCTTGTGGATCAACGGCACTGCTTACCACCTCAGGCAGGTGCACTTGCACTCCCCCAGCGAGCACCACCTAAACGGCCGCCAGTACAGCTTGGAGATCCACATGGTTCACCTCAGCGCCGAGAACAAGGCTGCCGTGATCGGCCGCCTCTATAAGATTGGTAGGCGCGACCATTTCCGGCACAAG CTAGAGCCTTACCTGCGGAGGATGGCAGACATGAAGGAGAAGGATGAGAAGGTCGGCGTGGTGGATCCCTGGGAGGCGAGGGGCGACGGCCAAGCCTACTACCGGTACATGGGCTCCCTCACCACGCCGGCGTGCGACGAGGGGGTCATCTGGACCGTTATCAAGAGGCTACCTACCTTGCTACGTTGTTAA